A region of the Cricetulus griseus strain 17A/GY chromosome 7, alternate assembly CriGri-PICRH-1.0, whole genome shotgun sequence genome:
caacctggtctacagggaaTTACAGCACAGCtgaggccacacagagaaaccctgtctcttaaaaaaaataaataaataaaatacaagaatctAATGACTTTGCTATGTGTCCACTTAGTTTTGTTATCCCTTCCACCATAGAATGGTTTATAttcttaaaagcaaaatataacaTCTCATTAATGCTTCATGAACACAAAAAgaattgaaatttaaaagtaagaaaacttTTTTAACTGCTTTGCTTAATTTCAATATGTTAATACTGATGGCTTTTAAGTTATCGTATATTATGTTAGGTAAGGTGACACTCTCAGTGTTATGAGCCTGGTGTAATGACACATTATCTGTAATTCCCGTACttgggaggatcacaagtttgaggacaTCCTTGGTCTACAATAACATACACTCCATACATGCATATACCCCCaaaaagaaagtgagagagagagagagagtgtgtgtgtgtgtgtgtgtgtgtatacacacctaGTACTGTATGGCCTTATGCTTAAATTACCTAACTAAGGTCATTTTTCCCCCAAATaaatttcttgctttttattttaatgtcttatCTATTTTTCTCCCATAGTCGCTTCTCTATATTAACAAGAGTCAATAAttgcttctttttcctccatGCCTCTTCTAAGCTACCATGTGCTGAGTAAAAATGCTGTCTAAGCTTTGACAACCAAGTATTAAGcatacttctgtttgttttgttatatatataatatattttgggggggcgggggtttgagacagggtttctctttgtggccttgaactcagagatcctcctgcctctacctctcaagtgctgggattaaaggtgtgtacaccaCTGTCCATCTAAACAAACTTAACTTTTTAAGTGCATGAATTTTGTGATAACTGTTACAAAATATCACTTTGATTTCTAAAGAgaattgatttttaataattatgaCTTTCTGAGTAACAAAAAATAGTGACTTCACAATTTATAATTGAAGAATTTATAGAAACATGGCATAATTTTCTTGGAGTTTAATCacttaattttttgaaattaaatgcTCTAGAAAGTTAacaatttttccttctttagaCTGAGCCAGATACTGAAAAGGTCCATATCTGAATACACTGTAGTAATTTCCTTAACTTCTAAAGTTTTATTTAGGACAGGGATCAGATTGTTTTATGATGTAGAAAATCAGTGGCTTCAGTTGAGCATAATGACACATGGTTTTATGTTTaatagcagaggcaggtggatggatctctgtgtgttccaggatagctaaaagtacatagtgagactgtctaaaataaataaataaataaataaataaataaataaataaataaataaatatcaatggTTTAACAGTCAGTAGTTTATtacaaattttttttctttactacaATACTCATTTTTCTAGCCACTCTGATTCATAAATTGGGTGATTAGACccaaaaatacatgcattttaaaaagtttacacAAATAAGGGCAGTATTTACCAAAGGGTGAAAATTCCTGGCAGACATTATGTATGTGATCCCTTATGTGGGTAGACAGAGTAGGGTTGAACCCTCAACACATGTGTATTCTTAGTCATAGAGCAACCATGTATTTCATGGGTGCATTGTGCCCATCTGCTCTAGTTAGATCTGAAATTGatctctgctcccctcccctccttttttcAGATCCCAGTCTCCAGAATCTCCCCGATGCTGTTTTCTACATCGCAGGTCTCTCCCAGGGCTCGTTTTCCAATCTCCATCACTAGTCCTTACAGAACAGGAGCCAGAACTCTGGCAGACATCAAAGCAAAAGCCCAGTTGGTCAAAGCACAAAGGGCAGCAGCCGCAGCAGCCGCTGCAGCTGCTGCAGCCGCCTCAGTTGGAGGGACCATCCCAGGACCTGGCCCTGGGGGTGGACACAGTCCACAagagggtggagagagaaaaaCTGCTAGAGGAGGGAGTCCATGCTCAGACAGAGCCAGTACAACTGGAAAGGGTCCCACACTGGAACTGGCAGGAACTGGAAGCAGGGGAGGTACGAGAGAGCTTTTACCCTGTGGCCCCCAACTTGAGACCAATACACCAAGCCAAGCACAGCCTCCTGGTGTCTTTGGAGCACAACTACAGCAAAACTCCTCCGTGCCTACAGCACTTGCCATCAGTGGAACATGCACAAACACCCCATTACCAGCCCACCTAGAGAAATCAAACAGTGAAAAACTGAACTCCCCTAAGGCAACATCCACAGTACCCTCTCCTTGCCACTCTCAAGACCCAAGTAGTTGCAGACAGGAGAAAGCTTCTTGTCCAGAAGGACCTGCTCTGATCTCAAGAGcttcacctgtttgttttatAGTTGATGGCACAGTTGAGCCCAAAGCAGGCTCTAATAAGAATGCACCAAAGCCTTCAGCCTCAGCAAAGGTAGCTGCTTCTGCTCGACTGGATATGACTCCCCACCCTGTAACATCCTTATTGACAACGGCCAGTTTAGAAAAACTCTCTGTGCCCCAGGTCAGTGGAACTGCACTATCTACTGGATCAGCTTCATCCTCAAGCACTTTGCCAGCAGCTTCTAGCCTTAAAACCCCAGGAACTTCTGCATATATAAATGGACCCATTTCAAGACCAAGTTCTAGTATCCCTGCTAATAACCCTTTAGTTACTCAGCTGCTCCAGGGCAAAGATGTTCCCATGGAGCAAATTCTGCCTAAACCTCTCACCAAAGTTGAAATGAAAACAGTCCCACTGACTACAAAAGAGGAGAAGGGGATAGGAGCATTCCCTGGTACCAATGTAATGGAAAGTAACACCAGAGAGGAAGTTAATGGCAGGCAGGCCTATTTGGCCATCCAGCAGTTGTGGAAACCCTTTCAGAGTAAGCAGCTTTCCCAGGTCCCAAGGCCAGTCTTCGAAGCTAAGGACCTGAGGGACTCTTGCATTGACACTCACCAATACCCAGAAGGACTAAGTAAAACAGCTCAAGATCAGCTTTTTCAGACCTTTATCCAGGGGTCTCAGAGGCTTTCATTTGTGCCACCCTCTCAGTTTGACTTTGCTCACTCAGGTTTCCAGTTGGAAGAAGTAGCCACAAGCCAGAAATTCATGTTGGGCTGTCCTGGCAGAAGGACATCCAAGCCTGCAATGGCGGGTCACTATTTACTTAATATTTCTACCTATGGCAGGGGTTCAGAGAGCGTTAGGAGGACCCATTCTGTAAATCTTGAGGAACGATTTTGTCTAAGTAGCCCCACTGAAGATGTGAAAATGGGATATGCAGATTGTAAAAACACAACtggagacagcagcagcagcaaagaaGATGAAACTGATGAAGAGAATGTGAGTGATGAGCAGAAGCCTGTGTCAGTGAAGGAGGAGCCCTGGGATGCTCAAAGCTCTGGCAAGCATCCCCACAGTGGGGAAACTGTGTCCTCCGGTGATTGTTTAGCTAGCAAGAATGGTAAAGCTGAGGCACCAACGAGTGAGCAAATCACTTTAGGCAAGGAGAATTACATATTCTCTAGAGGCCAAACATTTGATGAAAAGACCCTAGCCAGAGATTTTATTCAGGCAGCACATAAACAAATGGCTCATGCTGTGAGAGCTAAGACAGTATGTAGCAGCCCCGAGCTTTTCAATTCTActgctctttctctccctgcaGACAGTCCCACGCATCAGCCTCTGCTCCTTCCACCACTGCAAACCCCCAAATTGTATGGAAGCCCCACACAGATAGGGCCAAGTTATAGAGGCATGATCAATGTCTCCACCTCATCAGACATGGACCATAGCTCTGCTGTACCAGGTAGCCAGGTATCTAGCAATGTAGGGGATGTAATGTCATTTTCAGTGACTGTCACTACCATCCCTGCTAGCCAAGCTATGAATCCCAGCAGCCATGGCCAGACAATTCCTGTTCAGGCCTTTCCTGATGAGAACAGCATCGAGGACGCGCCCTCAAAATGTTACTGCCGGTTGAAAGCCATGATCATGTGCAAAGGATGTGGAGCTTTCTGTCACGATGATTGCATTGGCCCCTCCAAACTGTGTGTCTCCTGCCTCGTCGTTCGGTAATAAGACTACAACGTATGTAAAGGAGGGAAGGGTAGGTGTAACCAGATGTGTTCTTGCACCcttttgaaatcacagaaataaagTTTCAGTTGTCTCAAGAGACGTTAATCAGGAATGCAGAATGCAGGTCTTCATATTTACAGGAAGCGCACCTTGTATAGTAAGTCTGAGTCAAGTAGGACTATGAATTGGTGACAAGTTTGCACttaaaaatcatgtaaatatGTCACATTTTGTTTTAACATTGTTTTCCAAGTATTTAGGTAATGATGTGTTAACTTTACATTCAGATTTATGTTCCATTTCTTTTGGCTCTGAAATAGTTGTGTGGTATGCATGATGAAAGGAAGCTGTCTGCCTCTGACCTTTCCCAGGCTCAGGAAAGGGAAAAAGTGGTCAGGAAGTGAGTGACCATCATGCTGATTATGTCCTCACAGGCTGGCTGCAGGTCCTTCACAGATAGCATGCCTTTGTGGGATTTAGATTTGGGGTTTACTCATTCCTTTGCTTTAGGCGGAACCATTCTaagaggaatttttaaaaagatattcacATCCCAGACGGTGTTTTTGATCCTGACAGTCCTGACTTAGCTTTTGGCTTCCATGAATCAGTACTGTTGTCAAGCCGAGCTCTGCTGTTGCCTTGACAGTGGATGCTATTTAAGAAGGGTCTGCCTCTAAAGGACTCCTGTAGTCATTCTAGTCTGTGCATTCTAGTTCCAGCAATAATACATCCTGACACTGCATCATTCATGGGCTCCCACAAACATGTCTGAACTACAAgtgtaaaataaaatgcacaaacacagtggtgtgtgtgtgtgtgtgtgtgtgtgtgtgtgtgtgtgtgtgtgtgtgtgtgtgtgtgtgtgtgagagggagagggagagggagagaggaagagagaagtttGTCTTGTTGGCAAAGGGGAATGAAACTGAAGAAGTTTAACTGAAACTTAGCTTGAGGAATTTGGAAGAGTGATTTTAACACTGGacacaaagtattttcttttcctattctctCTCAAACCATTTCAGGTAGAAATGCTCTTTAGTGGGACCTCTTTTCTGCTTTGACATCCAGGCATGAGAGATGGATGCAGTGATCTTATGCCATCCTACATGTTTACATCCACACACGGAGAAAGAAGACAGTTTGCTGTTTTAGAAGTGAGTCTGCTACTCTAGAATTTCTGCTGTCTGGAGAGCCAAGATGCCTGATGTGAAAGGGCATTATGAGTGACTAATCGAATAGCTGGCTGTGaaattttacagtttttctttccttttgattattattcttaaaattcttctcccaatactctggaggcagatgcaggctgatctctaagttccaaggccagcttggtctttgtgatgagtttcaggacagccagggtataTAAAGAAACAGTGTCTCCAAAAAcctagataaattttaaaaaagtctgtttaaaaacaaaacaaaaaaaaaaaccttctgtaGTTGAtggacatggtgactcacactttTAAttgcagtacttgggaggcagagtcaggcagatctcagagagttcaaggctagtctggtctacatagcaagttccagggcacacagtgagacactgtctttaaaacaatacaaagaactaGAGACAAACTTTAAGCAAATACTACTTAAGTCACAGTTAAAGACAGTTAAGGAAAACAGTTCACCAGAATTTAGTATCAAATACTCAagtgtgttttgtttgatttcaaGTCTCCTAATCTGAAGTGTGTGATGTAATATTGCAGCCCAGTACAGTTTAGTTTCAAAAGCTACTCATAAAACTCAGGACAGTTCAACCCTGTTAATTACATCACAGGTAAGGAGACAATACTTTGTTTTGTCTGCCTTGTGCTCATCCCTGGGCATCCAGCTTCTTGCATCACACACATGTGCTTCCTCAGTCCTTGCTCCAAACTCTGAAActcatgtttcatttttctttcctgctcTTGTGGCCCTAAACAATAACAGGCTCAAATTCTGTGTTCCAGAACCAGTCAAGACAGTAAGATGTCTTTCCATCTTACCTTTATTCCAGTAAATTTACagctaagagaaagaaaggctgcAAGGATTTAGGGTTAAGGACTGTGTATGTTCTGAAGTGAAGGACCAGTAGGAAATAGAAGCCAGGGTTCTGCTCCCAAACCTTCAGGACCTTGGGTAGTCCCCATGGGACCTTAGAAGACCCACATCTGAGTAGTCTCCTTGTCTAGCCTGCTGGAAGAGGGTGAGTGATGCAGAATGGACCTGTTGCTGACTGTCAGTGACTAGTTTGTATTGGGGAAAGTAATTTTTCTACTTTCTACCTTGCTTACTAGAAAGGTTTTCTCCATGGTTTTGTTAATGTGAGAATGGTTGGATATTAGGGACTGTCTGGTccatttaaaaaggaaaccagctaatttgcattcttctattcCAAAAGCAGAACTTGCCAGCTAGGCACACTGCCTCAGGCTTGACAAGAAACAAATTAAGTATGAATCTATTTAAAtggtttgttttaaaacatggtttCAGATAGAAGAGGAACGTTCATCttataaatgaacagaaaaaaatttctgtGGCCCTTTAAGTTGAATTTGGTACTCTAGTACCTGTTAACACACTTTTTAGCTATTTTACCTTTAAATTAACTCTGAAATGGTTCAGTAAGTGTTAAGTTTATTCTTTGGGCTCTAGGTGGCAATTTCCAGTGAGCTTTAAATATCATTCCTGATCCACATGCCAGTGTGTCCCCTCCAGCCTTCACTGAAGTCACTTCTGCAAGAAGTTCTCTGGGAGAATATTTGTGATATGTCATCTCAGGGTAATTCTCAAGTGTTCTGAGTTGCCTAAATAGAACACTCCCTGAATtataaaggatttttttaaatcagaattcTTTATCCTATTAGTTAGGGAGGGGGCACAAATAACCCGGAGTTGTttgccctgcttcagttccttaaTCCCTGTGCCCAAGACACAGGGTTCTATGTAGCATTTCTTAAGAGTAAGAGCTGGCAAATGAGGAGCTTTTCTTGGGCGTGGCAAGGCTGCACTTCCCTGGGTATAAAGATGTGGATAtttgagagcctgtctcaaatgtAGATTAACAGCCAAAGGACGACCTCACTGTCTTCCAGGTGAAGGTGCGATGTCCTGCACGGAACAGGCCCATCAGTTACCATTCTAATTGCTCCATACTGCCTTCCTCCACTTTAGAAAATCTTAATGAGCTCTTTGGTTAAATGGTTCATTAGAATGAGAGACTTCCTCTGGTCATTATACTGCTATTTGTTTTAGAGCTCATTGCTAATGAGCAGTGTCAGTTGTTTTCTCTCTGACTTCACATCATAACAAGAAGGAAGCTTCCCATTGCATCACAACAGTATGTGCTAAGTGGAAAGCTTGGCCATGGGTAGTTTGTAGCTCAATTTATAGAACAGTCCAAAGAGACTTTGCAAAAACATGATGACAGGCAGGGACCTTTTCCTATGTGTTTCAATACCTACATACCTATTGAACAAAACAGTAGGTAAACATTTCCTAAAGTTGAAGCAATAGCTTCATAGAGTCTtggttactttattttttttaatgctttacaTTTGATACAACTATTAAAgatcaattttaaaataactttccagtaatatattttaagtaatatatattttaatatctatGTAAAAAGTGACAGTGGAAGACGGAATTTCTCATATGTGGTATGTTTAATGTAGGATCTCACTGTTAAGGCACAAATTATTTCAAAGGAGTTACTCTAAAAACACTCAGATTatttcccccccccaaaaaaaagaaaagaaaaatgcaataaGGGGAATGATTTGggggctttattttttattttaaaagaaaatagacttATTTACCACAAGCTATTTTTCCCTCTCTGATGATAAGGTTTGTACAGACTGGTTTGGTAAATTCCAAATTTTTGTGTCATTTGCCTTTTTAAAGGAATTGTTAACATTGGAATTGAGGGTATGTACAGAGAAGTTGGTGTCGACGCCATTTAATAAGTCATATTTTTTCACAAATaaggaaaaatcattttaataagaattttaagtatttgcaataaatatatgtatatagattgtatgtattcatatattatttttcattttattattaagtaaaagataattaaaagtgaaatttaaaaccTTGTAGTTTTTTGGTGAATCTTGAGATCTGACATCTGGATGTGACATGGGGAAGGGCCCTCAAATAGTTGCCTTAAACAGTTATGGTAAGGTcaccacagactgggaaagaggAACTGAGGAACTTGACAGTAAGTCAGGATAGTGTATCTCAGaacttaagtaaaaatattaaaacttcatGGCTTATCTATCTTGTGTTTTCACCCTCATCTGTTCTTTCTCCTAACCACGTACTATCCCTGGAAGGGTGAGAAAAGCAGTAGTCTCTTGTAGAGTACCTGTGGTTTCTTCTAACACCAAGGGAGCTAAAGAGATGTTGGGGGAAACAGGCTTTTTTTGTATAGCAATTGATGCTTTGTTAGATATTGCTCCCACTACATACCAAGCCCTGGGGCTGTTGAAGAACTGGCCTCTTAAAGATAAAAAAGGCTTGTTTTCTGTTGCTCAGTCATTCTCCAAGGTGAGTTTCATAGCCAAATTCATGGCCTGCTTGACTGATGTAGGCAGGTCAAAAGCTTCATTCTGTGTCAGAGGAACATCTGTGCTTGATTAGGTTCTGTTTTCATGTAATTGTGAGGATGGCTTGTATCAAGAAGAGCATTTAGGGAAGTGAGTAGTGGCAGAATATTTGAATTTAATTATCTTTGGTATCACACCTGGATTACTGTTTTGGTGTTTCCCTGTGATACAAGCTCTAGGGAGTAGAGCAAGGCTCATCTGGAGATTTCCTGGCCAATTAagcaccaggttcagtgagaaaaaccctgtctcaaaaataaggtggagaatcgAACTCTACATGTGTCCATGCAGGCAAGTATGCTTGAATACACTTGTGTGCACAAACAAAGGAAATTTTGTTAACTCAGGGAACATGTATCTGTGTCATAAAAGCAATGAAGGTGAGATATTTACATGTATTGTGGCCATTAAAATAATTCCCATTTTTATAGTGGTGCATATTGAGCTCAGTCCCATAGTCATGTGATATGGGACTCCATTTACTTCCAGAGTCTTGAAAACCTATGTTCATTGCATTTTACATTACTTTATCTCAATTGCTTTTCAGTCACATTGGACACTTCTCAGCTTTTATATACAAATCCTGTTACTTAAGTATTTATTGGGTGCTTATGTGCTCAGTGTGGCCAAAGTGCTCAATATACAAGGATAAGAAAAAATTCACCTAAACAGTTCTTCCTAAAATTGCAACCCTGCAGCACTGGCTGTAGATTTTAGTATTCAATTAATCAATGCTGTGTTTCCCAAAAGAAGTATAAGTGAATTGTAAATTAGAAACTTTGATCACTGAACAAAGCAGTAGTGACATGAAAAAAAGGCACTGCCACTGGGCCCCGTAAGGGGCCACATTAATAAGATGTACCTTTTGGGATCCTTGGAGTATAGAGAGGCAGGTTAAATAAACAGCTGGGGCACACACAGCTTTAGGGAAGTTTTAAATGTTGAGTTTCATATTCCTGCTGAGAAGAAACCGAGTCCCTTCATTTGAATTCTTGTGtccttgtttttttctccatgatGGATGGATAGGATCACTTTAATAAGCAATCTCAATATTGTAGAATTGCCCTTAAGCTGCAGGATAAAAATGCACTTCAATCTCTTTTCCTTAGGTCCCAGTCCTAATTCTCTAGGACTTTCTGGGAGGTAAAAAGTCATGGTCAGAACTTGCTCTTGAATTTTCCTTACCTCTTTTCTTTAACAAGATGTTTGGGTTCACAACCTGATTTCTGTATGCCAAAAATAATCTGTATCCACGCTTCAAAGGGAGGCTCAGTGTATTTCACCAAGCTCTGTCCAGGACACTTGCTGCCCTTGGGACATCTCACAGAAGGAGTGAGTGAGTATTTCCCTATACAGTAGTTTCACCCTTCCCCCTAAGACTCCCCTGGGGAGTTCCCAGAAGGCTTTTAGAACAAGAAAAAGGAACCCTGAAAAGGCCAGATGGTCAGTTGTGGAGGCTGACTGTGACTAGATAGTGGCTTCTCCCCAGCTCAGTCTCGTTTCCCTTGTTCTCGACACTCAAAGAATCTGAGGggtagaaataaaaatcaaaagcttGATTTTCATCTTCATTGCAAAACTTAAAGGATCTCTTGGGGAGAAGAAGGATAAACCCAAGATGGGGTTTTTTAATGGACTCCGGTAAAATTTCAGTTGAGTGCCTTAAGTCCTTTTAAAAGATCACAGGTTCATTAACATGAGTCACCATGAGTGTTGCATGGAAGTTGATTTGGGACATGGACTAAAATAATAGTTTTCTGTGAATAATGGCAGCTTTTGCCACAAGTCAGGGCTTTGGGCTATGTGTCTGTATCTGAACTTCATGAACCCTGTATTAGTCCAACTGAAGCCAACACTCAGTTTTATTAAGTTTAATCAAGATTCTTCTGAAGATGTTAGGATTTATTTCACACATAGCCTAGATCCTTCACATGGAATGTGTACgatataaaattactttaaaaaccaAAGTTTCATTTTTTCAGAAGACCTATAGTTTAGGACTGAAATTGGAGTTTCCCCTTCAAGTTAGCAATTCTTTTCCAGTCAGGTTTTCAGGGAGTATTAACATTTGAAGACTTCAGTAGTGACCCTGCTAAGCCCTGTATGTCATCACTTTAACATCTAAAATGGAGTTCTGCCAGAGTTCTGATCCATCACCAGTGgtcaggggaggggaggagggtgtGGTCCCATGCCTGAAGTTCCCAGCAGTTGGCAGGTGAAGGCTGCAAGATGAGTCCAAGATCATCAACTATGACAAGTTCAGGACCAGACTGGGCTACTTGATACCCTTTCTCAAGAGGAAATGTCCTGGGCTGGGAATATGATGCTTAATCAAACTGTTCTTGGAAAAATGCATGACAATTCTTGAACACATGAAAGAGCTAGAGTACACAACAAATGAATCTCTACAAGTTAGAAAGCATCCTATAGCCGTAAGTACTTTAATGTGTTCTCAGAACTCCTAACTGGGTGAATTTCTACAGCACACTTTTCACCAGCAGCAGGAGAGTCAGAACAGAAGAGATGGGCTTAGCATTACTTGTTGACTGAAATCTTTGTGCATGTAGGCCTCAGTGCTTTGATACACACTATGCCTTTCAACTCCACACTATTGTCCGTTCCTTTCACTTTCTACTCTTTTATTGGTACTACAGAAGCTGTTCTTGAATGTATGATATGGTTCTGTCTTAATGACTTGTTGAATAAAGGCATAGAGTTTTACTCTTAATTgttgtgccttttctttcctaaagGAATGGAACACATGGTTCATGGCTTACTTGCTGCTGGTCTCTTCCTTGGCTTATCACTTAACTGTAATGTTTCTTTAGGACACATTCAAAAGGAGTTCAGGAACTCAGTTTAAGCCCTAGCCTATCTTTAAaatacaacaggaaaaaaatatttagattGGCTTATTTTACCACCACTGTTATGAGTTTGGGATTTTCATCTCTCAAGATTATACATGTTTTTCTAGACTGATTTACAGCATGCTGTCAATGGATCCATCATAATACTTAGTCCAACCTTGACCCTGAGTCCTCAGATGTCCACTGatgggaaccccccccccaaagattGTATGGGCTCACAGCCAGAAATGTTAATAATGGACCTTTACAGCTTGATTCTCAATCCTAGCACCAAGCTCACTCTCTTCTCCCAGGAAAATTTACCTCAGGGTTGAGACAGAAGGGAAAGGATCTTTCAGAAGACCACAGGTAGCTTTGCACTATGGGAGAATGGGGCTGCAGGTGTCACTATTGTGGAGAGAACAGATGTCAAAATTGAGATAAAGCCTAAGCTGCAGATACCCTTGGCTCAAAGTCAACCGGGAGAGTTGGTCTTGAATGAGCTCGGAGTGAAGCAAGAAGGATGCTAGCTATTGAATTGCGCCTGCAGATATCATGTGTATCATTAGATCCTTCAATTAGAATAGGGGGCTCGTCACAATAGGATTGTTTTAGGTGTAAGTTTTCTGTTCCTTCCTGCTGGTCACTTAGATGCAACAGGTGGCAAAAACTAGGATGGGGACTGTATGACAGCTTTAATACCCAGCACATGATGATGTGAGTGCTGTGACATCCCTGGCACTTTCAGGGTAGAGTTGGTACTAATAATTGACAGTTTGCACGGCTTGGATGTATACAGATGTCCTAGTCAATTTAAGCACTCCCATGTGctagaaagaacatgaagtcttttgtggggagggagaaaggggaactgagtgtggtggtgcacgcctttaatcccagcactaaggaggcagagacaggtggatctctgaattagaggccaacctggtctataaagcaagttctaggctagctagggctgttaaaacagagaaacccagtaACTTGAAGGAATATAAAGAAAGTTTGGTCACAAGGAATCAAGAGGTATGTTTTCTGGTTTTCAAATTTTTGCAGTAAAAGTAAATGCTTCTATTTTCAATAGCAAATGTATGAAAGTATATGtcctattttgcttttttgttactgtgataaCACACTAATCAAAAGCAACTGAGGGAGGGAATAGCTTATTTTAGCTTATAGGTTATAGCCTACTATtggaagaaagcaaagcaaaaactcAAGACCAGAGCATGAAGTAGAAACCAAAATAGGAACACtggttactggcttgcttcccatggtttgATCAGCTTGCTTcattatacagcccaggactTGACACTGCCTgaagtgggctgggccctcatgAATCAGTAATAACAGGAACAACCTTGTGCTTTGATCCACAGTGGTGACCTGCCTGCACGATATGTTGGTGGGGTGGTGGCACAACAACttggcagtggaggcacaca
Encoded here:
- the Asxl2 gene encoding putative Polycomb group protein ASXL2 isoform X1, with the protein product MREKGRRKKGRTWAEAAKTVLEKYPNTPMSHKEILQVIQREGLKEIRSGTSPLACLNAMLHTNSRGEEGIFYKVPGRMGVYTLKKDVPDGVKELSEGSEESSDGQSDSQSSENSSSSDGGSNKEGRKSRWKRKVSSRLSQPSSPQSGCPSPTIPASKVISPSQKHSKKALKQALKQQQQKKQQQQQQCRASMSISNQHLSLKTVKAASDTLPAKPALWEGKQSDGQSSSPQNSNSNFSSSVKVDSSLLGLGKKSFQRSDRLHTRQMKRTKCADIDVETPDSILVNTNLRALINKHTFSVLPGDCQQRLLLLLPEVDRQVGPDGLMKLNGSALNNEFFTSAAQGWKERLSEGEFTPEMQVRIRQEIEKEKKVEPWKEQFFESYYGESSGLSLEDSQKLTASPSDSKVKKTPAEPPKSIFPSESSPVRIIPVVPQSECKEEAVQIPSPFRKEESQDEARPNSKSPEPGLESASNTNELNTMKSVKCPKDEGLLEQKPVVCAEQESEKENHVTTTSNYNKSENQEVSATSPSKSKNAGLEKPVTKLDAEAGSLDPDVKMPPATLTDQIPESLKRKSSLIQEETTSSWEKRPRITENHQHQQPFQVSQQPFLNRGDRVQVRKVPPLKIPVSRISPMLFSTSQVSPRARFPISITSPYRTGARTLADIKAKAQLVKAQRAAAAAAAAAAAAASVGGTIPGPGPGGGHSPQEGGERKTARGGSPCSDRASTTGKGPTLELAGTGSRGGTRELLPCGPQLETNTPSQAQPPGVFGAQLQQNSSVPTALAISGTCTNTPLPAHLEKSNSEKLNSPKATSTVPSPCHSQDPSSCRQEKASCPEGPALISRASPVCFIVDGTVEPKAGSNKNAPKPSASAKVAASARLDMTPHPVTSLLTTASLEKLSVPQVSGTALSTGSASSSSTLPAASSLKTPGTSAYINGPISRPSSSIPANNPLVTQLLQGKDVPMEQILPKPLTKVEMKTVPLTTKEEKGIGAFPGTNVMESNTREEVNGRQAYLAIQQLWKPFQSKQLSQVPRPVFEAKDLRDSCIDTHQYPEGLSKTAQDQLFQTFIQGSQRLSFVPPSQFDFAHSGFQLEEVATSQKFMLGCPGRRTSKPAMAGHYLLNISTYGRGSESVRRTHSVNLEERFCLSSPTEDVKMGYADCKNTTGDSSSSKEDETDEENVSDEQKPVSVKEEPWDAQSSGKHPHSGETVSSGDCLASKNGKAEAPTSEQITLGKENYIFSRGQTFDEKTLARDFIQAAHKQMAHAVRAKTVCSSPELFNSTALSLPADSPTHQPLLLPPLQTPKLYGSPTQIGPSYRGMINVSTSSDMDHSSAVPGSQVSSNVGDVMSFSVTVTTIPASQAMNPSSHGQTIPVQAFPDENSIEDAPSKCYCRLKAMIMCKGCGAFCHDDCIGPSKLCVSCLVVR